The segment ATTCCGGACGATGTTTTTGAAGAATTAGAAAAATTTATTGATTAATGGTAAAATACATTTGAACACTAAATTAAAATTTATGCTTTCGGTTTTTCAAATGAAAAACATAGTTATTCCTGGGTTTTCCTGGTATTTTTTTGATGTATTCAAAAATATTTTTCAGGCCTATAAAAACCTTCTTTTGTTTAATTTGGAGTATTTTTCAGTTCTTCTTTTATTGAAGACCCTTTTTTCTCCTTGGCGGAGATATCAGTGGTTTCATGGTCGGGGCTTTGATTTTAAAAAGTATTTAGAGGCCTTCATTTCCAACCTCATTTCGCGGATTATGGGAGCAATAATGAGGACTTTTTTAATTTTAATCGGCATCATTAGTGAGATTTTAATAATTGCGGCCGGAGTAATTATTTTAACGGGTTGGTTGATTTTACCAATTTTATTTTCGGGATTCTACTTACTCTTTCTTAAAAGTTTAACAATGTTTAATTTAAAAGAAGCTAAAATCTATCAGGCGGTTGAATTTGAGAAATTTTTCAAACTGGTTTCAATTCTTAAAAAAATATTCTGGTTTTTGTTTTTCATTGCCATTTTTTTGTTTTTTTACAGACTTTTCGCCCCTTTATTTTTAGGGTTTGCTCCTATAAATTTTTTGGGCTTTTCTTTGATTTTCTTTACCCTGGCAATTTCTTTTACTTTAAAATTAAACTTTTTTGAATCAAAATTAAAAAACCCAAAAACAGGCATCTCCCTTGATAAATTAATTCTAAAACCCCAAGAATATAACTTAGCCGAATTTTTGAGTTTTGAGGTAGCCAAAGCGATTGATAGAGCGATTAAAGCGACTGAAAAAGAAAAAATAAAGGAAATCAATTCTTCCCTTTTCTTTTATTTTCTTTTGGTTGATAATCCCAAATTGAATTTTATATTTTATCGCCTCCTTCTGGATTTAAAAATGATTAAGGAAACACTTTTTGTTTATCTTAAAAGCTTGAAAAATTTGACCGGGACCAAAAACCTGAAACCAATTCTTAGTTTAGATTTTCAAGAAATACTTTTGGAATCATTGAAAATCGCCAATATAAAAAATCATCAAAGAATTGAAATAGGCGATATTTTGACAGCTCTGGCAAAAAAAGATTTAATTTTTCAAAAAATTTTAATTGATGCCGATTTAAAAGTCCCAGATATTGAAAATTCGGTTTGGTGGCTGGAATTTTTAGAAAATAAAATTGAGGAAGAAAAAAAGTGGTGGGAGTGGCAAAATTTAAGAAAAAAAGGTTCTTTAGCCAAAGATTGGGCAGCCGGTTATACGGTTTTATTGGACCAGTTTTCAATTGATATGACAAAATTGATGAGAAAACAAAAATTCCGGGCAATTTTTGCCCATCAAGCAAAAGTAGAGGAAATGGAAACAATTTTGAGTAAAATAGAAAAAAACAATGTTTTGATAATTGGTGAACCGGGCAGCGGCCGAAGAAGTATGATTGAGTCCTTGGCCAATAAATGCGCTTTGGGAAATTCTTTACCAGAATTAAACTATAACCGGGTGGTAATTTTGGACTTAGCAAAAATTTTAAACGTTAGTCAAGATATTAAAGAAACAGAAAGAATTTTAGATAAAATTTTAAGTGAAGTTGTTTATGCCGGCAACATCATTTTAGTTATTGATAATTTAGACAATTATATTGGGGTATTAACTGAAAGAAAATTAGGAATAATGGATATTAGCGGAATCCTTTCTCCTTATTTGGCCTCACCATTTTTTCGGTTTGTTGGTATTACTGCCTTAGAGGGTTTTCACAAAAACATTGAAAAAAATTCTTCTTTCTTGGCTCTTTTTGAAAAAATAGAGGTCTCGGAAATTTCAGAAAAAGAAACCCTTTTAATTTTGGAAGAGAGGGCCCTGAAGTTAGAAATGAAATATAGGGTTTTGATTTCTTATCTCGCCTTAAGAGATATTATTTTTCTTTCTTCAAAATATTTACCAGCTTTTCCTTTTCCAGAAAAAGCCATAAATTTATTAGACGAAGCTGTTGTTTATCTAGCTAGGAAAAAAAAGAAAATACTTTTGCCGAAAGATATCGCTGAAATTATTACCGAAAAAACTCAGATTCCAGTAGGTGAAGTGGAAATAAAAGAAAGAGAAATTTTATTAAATTTGGAAGAATTAATTCATCAAAAAATAATTAATCAAGAAGAGGCCGTAAAAGAAGTTTCTTCCGCTCTAAGAAGGGCTCGGGCTCAAGTGACAATAAAAAAAGGACCAATGGGCTGTTTTTTATTTTTAGGACCAACCGGGGTGGGTAAAACCGAGACAGCCAAGGCATTGGCTGAAATTTATTTTGGTTCAAAAGAAAAGATGATTCGGTTTGATATGTCAGAATTTCAGCTACTTGCTGATATTTCTCGCTTAATTGGTTCCGAGACCCAGGAAGGATTGTTAACTACCAAAATAAAAGATAGTCCTTTTTCTTTGATTTTGTTAGATGAGATTGAGAAAGCCCATCCCAACATCTTAAATTTATTTTTGCAGGTTTTAGACGAGGGTCATTTAACCGATAACTTGGGCCGGAAAGTTAATTTTAAAAATTCAATTATTATCGCCACCTCTAACGCCGGCTATCAAATAATTTTAGAAAGTTTCAAAGAAAAAATTAACTGGTCGGAATGTAAAGCAAAATTGATAGATTATCTTTTTAAAGAAGGAATTTTTAGGCCGGAATTTCTTAATCGCTTTGATGGAGTAATTCTTTTTCAACCATTAACCAAAGAAAATCTTTTAATTATTGCCGAACTATTGCTTGGCGAATTAAAGAAAAATCTTAAAGAAAAGAATATTGATTTTATAATTACCCCCGGCCTTAAAGAAAAAATTATTGAACTGGGTTATAATCCGATTTTTGGCGCCAGAGAAATGAAAAGAGTTATTCAAGATAAAATAGAAAATGTTTTGGCTTTAGCTATTTTATCTCATCAATTAAAAAGAGGAAACAGGGCAGAAATTGATCCCCAAAATTTTAAATTAAAAATTAACTCTTAATTAACCAAGCGATTTATTAATAAACAAAAGTAAGGTTTTAACCTTACTTTTTTGGTTTAAGCGGGTGTGAAGCAGGTAAAGAACCGTAGGTTCTACTACCTTTGCGAAGTAGGGTAAAGAACATAGGTTTTACTACCCTGTTAATTTTCTGTGGAAAAACATCAATTTTTATCGGGATTTTATTAAAATTTTTTTATATTGACCCAAGAGCATTAAAAAAGATAAAGTGAATACAGGTGGGGGGTTGTGGATAATTATGTTAATAAGTGGCAAAAATTGTGAATAATCTATGTTTATTGGCGAATATTTATATTTAATAGATGAAAAAAAGAGATTGGCTGTTCCAGTTAAATTTCGAAAACTACTTGGGAAAAAAGCTGTTATTACCCGAGGAATTGATAACTGTTTAGTAATTTATCCTTTAATTGAGTGGCAAAAATTAGCCCAAAAATTAGAAAACTTGCCAACCAGTCAAGTTGAGGCTCGGGCTTTTGCCAGAATTATGCTATCAGGAGCAGTTGATGTTGGATTTGATAAGTTGGGCAGGGTTTTAATTCCCGATTATTTAAAGGACTATGCTTTTTTAAAAAAGAATGTGGCTGTTTTGGGTCTTTCCAATAGAATAGAAATTTGGGATGAACAAAATTGGCAAAAATACAAAGAAAAAAATGAAAAGGAGGTGGGCAATATAGCTGAAAGATTAAAAGAATTGGGCATTTAAATAAAATTATGAGAAAGTCCTTAATTTTAAATTTAAAATTATTTTTGAATATTTTTTTAATTTTATTGTTTTTTTTACCTCTTTTTTATATTTTTCAAATTAATGATTTTATAGCCCAAAATTATCTTTACCAAAATTACAAAAGGAAATTAAATTCTTTATCCGAAGAAAACAACGAATTGAAAATAGAGTTTGAAAAAAGAAATTCTATGGAAAAAATTGAGAATTTGGTTTCCGGTCTCAATTTTGAAAAAACAAATAAAATTCATTATTTTCAGGTCTTAGAAGGAGGATTGGTTAAAGAAATAATTAGAATCAGATAAAAATAATGAGCGGTTATATGGCTAAATGGCGAATAAATTTAGTTTTAATTTTTATTTTTCTTTTTGGAGCGACTGTTATAGGTCGCTTAATTTATATTCAAATTATAAGGCACGATTATTATCGGGCTCAAGCTTTTGGTCAACAAAAGTTGATTATTCCCGAAAAGGGAGAAAGGGGCAGAATTTTTTTTAGTCAAGGACAAATTTTAGCCACCAATAAAAAAGAAATTTTTTTACATATCAACCCGAGAGAAATTGAAAAAAAAGAGGAAACCGCCCTTATTTTGTCCGAATTGGCTTTTAGAAAGAATAAGGCGAGATAGTTCATTTGTAAGAATAAAAAATAATTTAACCGAAAAAGAAATCCGGGACTTGAAAGAAAAAAAAATAAAAGGAGTTTATTTGGGCAGGGAAGTCAAGAGGATTTATCCCCACAATTCTTTGGCTTCCCAGGTAGTAGGGTTTGTCGGAGGAGATGGGATTGGTCAATATGGATTAGAGGGTTTTTATAATCAAATTTTAGAAGGAGAAAAGGGGTTCAGAAAAAAAACACGGGTTTTCCGGGAATCTCCTTTTATCAATCCTGGTAAAAGAGGGTCTGATTTATTTTTAACCCTTGATTATAATATTCAA is part of the Candidatus Nealsonbacteria bacterium genome and harbors:
- a CDS encoding ATP-dependent Clp protease ATP-binding subunit; this encodes MFNLKEAKIYQAVEFEKFFKLVSILKKIFWFLFFIAIFLFFYRLFAPLFLGFAPINFLGFSLIFFTLAISFTLKLNFFESKLKNPKTGISLDKLILKPQEYNLAEFLSFEVAKAIDRAIKATEKEKIKEINSSLFFYFLLVDNPKLNFIFYRLLLDLKMIKETLFVYLKSLKNLTGTKNLKPILSLDFQEILLESLKIANIKNHQRIEIGDILTALAKKDLIFQKILIDADLKVPDIENSVWWLEFLENKIEEEKKWWEWQNLRKKGSLAKDWAAGYTVLLDQFSIDMTKLMRKQKFRAIFAHQAKVEEMETILSKIEKNNVLIIGEPGSGRRSMIESLANKCALGNSLPELNYNRVVILDLAKILNVSQDIKETERILDKILSEVVYAGNIILVIDNLDNYIGVLTERKLGIMDISGILSPYLASPFFRFVGITALEGFHKNIEKNSSFLALFEKIEVSEISEKETLLILEERALKLEMKYRVLISYLALRDIIFLSSKYLPAFPFPEKAINLLDEAVVYLARKKKKILLPKDIAEIITEKTQIPVGEVEIKEREILLNLEELIHQKIINQEEAVKEVSSALRRARAQVTIKKGPMGCFLFLGPTGVGKTETAKALAEIYFGSKEKMIRFDMSEFQLLADISRLIGSETQEGLLTTKIKDSPFSLILLDEIEKAHPNILNLFLQVLDEGHLTDNLGRKVNFKNSIIIATSNAGYQIILESFKEKINWSECKAKLIDYLFKEGIFRPEFLNRFDGVILFQPLTKENLLIIAELLLGELKKNLKEKNIDFIITPGLKEKIIELGYNPIFGAREMKRVIQDKIENVLALAILSHQLKRGNRAEIDPQNFKLKINS
- the mraZ gene encoding division/cell wall cluster transcriptional repressor MraZ — translated: MFIGEYLYLIDEKKRLAVPVKFRKLLGKKAVITRGIDNCLVIYPLIEWQKLAQKLENLPTSQVEARAFARIMLSGAVDVGFDKLGRVLIPDYLKDYAFLKKNVAVLGLSNRIEIWDEQNWQKYKEKNEKEVGNIAERLKELGI